In one Diabrotica virgifera virgifera chromosome 5, PGI_DIABVI_V3a genomic region, the following are encoded:
- the LOC126884678 gene encoding uncharacterized protein LOC126884678: MVTRRQLFDVLYEKDKLQRSSRTEYLFKYLVRHYKIENDADAMLKMRIFTSKFCNVVYAKLDQCGRKTDRFVKNNTAWLSVCVFEETGLEIDPNAEPQPGTSSGGRRGRPSKEFSASSVRSKRRKTAKLSSTFETEELTLAARRKLKTEGKDDAAKLVSEALLTPTRAGKIRTAWQKAQKSKKIIPLTPDEALSVMIESKDTKHSYLVHRRIAKEHFADIYPSYHKLREAKLRCYPRKEGQTVSESCAEILLQDLLDHTVKRIVELQKPVLRSLSTELLKNLKLLLKWGCDGSTGHSQYKQLFSDNSFGDGDLFLTSIVPLQLYAEQPGQDKIIVWQNPRPSSTRFCRPIRFQFKKETKELTVQETSYIENQISELQPTIGMLDSEEIAVSHVCVMTMIDGKVCNAITETASSQTCYICKATPKQMNDIEKLLKREVVQENLKFGLSTLHAWIRFFECLLHISYRLEVKVWQIRGSNNRAVFENKKRTIQQIFRDRTGLLVDIPKSGGSGTTNDGNTARRFFADPSLSSEITGIDKDVIMRFGIILRTLSCGYAIDVRAFEEYCLETAKLYVAKYSWYYMPSSVHKILLHGAIVIKEAILPIGQLSEEAQESRNKDLKSFREKHTRKISRISGNQDLLNRLLITSDPVISSLRQYPLRKSSNISSEVVSLLKAPSLESMEADSLRALQLNMESRQVSSSDEEDDSASDVDF, encoded by the coding sequence ATGGTCACCAGAAGGCAACTGTTTGACGTTTTGTATGAAAAGGATAAGTTACAACGTTCCAGTCGCACAGAATATCTGTTCAAGTATTTGGTGAGACActacaaaattgaaaatgatgcAGACGCCATGTTAAAAATGAGGATTTTCACTTCAAAGTTTTGCAACGTCGTTTATGCAAAGCTTGATCAATGTGGGAGAAAAACGGATAGATTTGTGAAAAATAATACAGCGTGGTTAAGTGTATGTGTATTTGAAGAAACTGGATTAGAAATTGATCCGAATGCTGAGCCACAACCAGGAACTTCATCTGGAGGTAGGCGTGGTCGTCCAAGCAAAGAATTTTCTGCGAGTAGTGTAAGATCAAAACGTCGAAAGACTGCAAAGCTGTCATCGACGTTCGAAACCGAGGAGCTTACTTTAGCTGCAAGGAGAAAACTAAAGACTGAAGGAAAAGACGATGCCGCAAAACTTGTCTCTGAAGCACTTTTGACTCCGACTCGAGCCGGTAAAATTAGGACAGCTTGGCAGAAAGCTCAGAAGTCAAAAAAAATAATTCCACTCACCCCAGATGAAGCGCTATCAGTAATGATTGAATCAAAAGATACCAAACATTCATATCTTGTTCACAGACGAATAGCAAAAGAACATTTTGCTGATATATATCCGTCTTATCACAAGCTTCGAGAAGCAAAATTACGCTGCTATCCCCGAAAAGAAGGACAAACTGTAAGTGAGTCATGTGCAGAAATATTATTACAGGACCTCTTAGATCATACAGTTAAACGGATAGTAGAATTGCAAAAACCAGTTCTTCGTTCATTATCAACTGAACTTctaaagaatttgaaactgttgctGAAATGGGGATGCGATGGAAGCACCGGTCATTCACAATACAAGCAACTTTTCTCCGATAATAGTTTTGGTGATGGCGATTTATTTCTTACATCCATAGTGCCATTACAGTTATATGCGGAGCAACCTGGACAAGATAAAATTATTGTGTGGCAAAATCCCCGTCCATCGTCAACTCGATTTTGTAGACCTATACGCTTTCAGTTTAAGAAAGAAACGAAAGAGCTGACGGTACAGGAGACATCATATATAGAAAATCAAATTTCAGAACTTCAACCCACTATTGGTATGCTGGATAGTGAAGAAATTGCAGTTTCTCATGTTTGTGTGATGACGATGATAGACGGCAAAGTGTGTAATGCAATAACGGAAACAGCTTCTTCACAAACATGTTATATATGTAAAGCAACCCCCAAACAAATGAATGACATCGAAAAACTATTAAAGAGGGAAGTTGTCCaagaaaatttgaaatttggatTGTCAACTCTACATGCCTGGATCAGGTTTTTCGAATGTTTGCTGCACATTTCCTATAGATTAGAAGTTAAAGTTTGGCAAATTCGAGGAAGTAACAACAGAGCAGTTTTTGAAAACAAGAAACGTACCATACAACAAATTTTCAGAGACAGAACAGGTTTGCTTGTGGATATACCTAAGAGTGGAGGTAGTGGAACTACTAATGACGGCAACACAGCTCGACGATTTTTTGCTGACCCCTCACTGTCTAGTGAAATTACTGGCATAGATAAAGATGTCATTATGCGATTTGGTATTATATTACGCACCTTATCTTGTGGCTATGCAATCGATGTGCGAGCTTTTGAAGAGTATTGTTTGGAAACCGCAAAACTGTATGTCGCTAAATATTCATGGTATTATATGCCTTCTAGCGTGCATAAAATATTACTCCATGGAGCCATAGTAATCAAGGAGGCTATTCTGCCTATCGGTCAATTGTCAGAAGAAGCCCAAGAATCAAGAAATAAGGATCTCAAAAGTTTTAGGGAGAAACATACACGAAAAATTTCGAGAATATCAGGAAATCAAGATTTGTTAAACAGGCTCCTTATAACTTCAGATCCAGTAATTTCATCTTTGCGGCAGTACCCACTCCGAAAAAGTTCAAACATATCTTCTGAAGTTGTATCCTTGTTGAAGGCGCCCTCGTTAGAATCAATGGAAGCAGATTCTCTTAGAGCTCTACAACTTAATATGGAAAGCCGCCAAGTTTCTTCATCCGACGAGGAAGACGACAGCGCGAGCGACGTAGATTTTTAG